TTCCCATCGCCGGTGTGATTCGTGTCCTGCTTCCCGACATTCTAGATTATTACAAATCATCACCGTATTACACCGGAACGCTGCTCTACGAGCTGCATGGCAATGGCAACAACACGACTGAGGCACCCGAAGTGAAGCCAGAGGAGCCTGTGGTGGCATCTAGGCCTGAGACGCCAGAAGTAGAGGCCAGCGAGGCCGACGATCCGAAGGAAGAAGACGAAAAAGAAAGCGAAAAGCCCGAATCTGACCAAGAGAAGAGCAGTTGACACTGCACGGTCATGCTGGAAGTATCCGAGTAAGATACGCAGTGAGTATTCATGGCCGCCAACGACACCAAGAAATCCCTAAGAGACCGGATTCGGAACTTACTCGTTCAAGAGTTCGATGGACTTTCACCCGACGCGGTGGCCGGCATTTTGTCCGGACTCGCCTCGGAGCTGATTCAGTTCTCCGAAGCTGGTGTCGCAACAGTTTCTGAGGCTCTCGACGAGAGCGAAGTTGAGTCGTCCGAGATCTCCTATAGCTACGGGCAAGATGGTGCGATCAACGTTATCGCGCGCGCCGAAGAGCAAATTGCCGACGTCATCAATCAGGTTCTGAACGTGGGCGCGCTCCTCGTAAGGGTCGACCCCGCTCCAAAGCTGAATTCACTCGTCCACTTACGCATATCCCTGCCTGAGGTTCACCTCGAGTGCATCTTCCAAGGACGTGTGGTGCACGTCTCGGAAAAGGGAAGTGCGATCGAGCTTGGACAGATGACCAAGGAGGACCGCGCTTCTTTCGAGGCGATTTGGCCGACCTACCAAGGCTTCTTGAACGGCGCAAAATCGGCCCCAGCAGCTGGCCCACAGGCGGGTGTCGCTCCAAATCAGACCATGCACGCGAATCGTCCGTCAGTATCGGCAAGTGACTCTGTGGCGATTCCGCTCGGTGCACCAAGAACTACGCGCCAGCTCAAGCAGATTAAGAGACGCGTAGATATTACTGACCCTGACGTGAAGGTATTAACGTCCACGCAGTTCGGACTCAAGGCGGTGTCGACCACCCGTGAGTTTTACGGCCCCGAGAACCTCTGGCTCCAACCCGGTGTCGAACCTGAGCGTGTCGAGGCCCTGGCGGAAGACCGAATTGCGGACATCTTTTTGCAACTCTCAGAACACGCGTCGACCGGCCTCATCGAAGTCAATACGCTTACTCAAGCGGGCCCGCTAAAGAGACAACTTCTCTTGGACTCCGGATTTGTCGTCGAAGTCTCTCGACAGCCCCGTGATGCCGACGAAGAGCTCGGCCTCATGCTTCTGCGAGCAGACAGAATCACCAAGCAGCAGCTGGCGATGTCTGCCGCTCACGCCGACGAGAACGAACAATCACTCGCCCGAAGCCTCGTGGATCTTCAGATCCTGGAGCCCGACCGAGTTCGTCACGCCATCGCCGGACGCCTGACCTTTTTGTTGGGAGAAGTCCTAAAGACCAAGACAGGAGACGTGCGGTTCTACGACGGTGCGAACCTTCCTTCGGGCTTTCTTCCTGCGCCACCTTTGCGAGTGCACGTACCGATTGAGCGCGTGCTCTTTCAGCGGCTCTTTGAGAACTTCAAGACGTTCCCGCTCAAAGACCGCGAGGCGATGCTCGAACCCGCCATGGACGCGTATCCGGAAATCGTTCCCGATGAGTCTGAACGCATCGAGCGCACGCTTGAAGCGAGCGAACACAAGGTATTGATCGAAAAGGTCATCACAGGCCGCCGCAGAATGCGTGAAGTATTTACGGAAAGTAACCTCGCCCATGCCGATACTTTCGCAGTTGTGCAGTCGTTGCACCGTATGGGTCTTTTGCGTTTCGATCGCTCCTTGCACCAGACGGTTGTCCGAGAACGCATGCGTGAAAACGTGACCGTCAAGTACCTGAGCGTGCACAAGGCAAGCTACTTCGAGGTCCTGAACGTTCACTGGTCTGCGTACGATGAAGTGATTGAAAAGGCTTATCAGGAACTCTCGACTCAGTTCGACCCACAGACCGTGCCTCAGTCGCTCGAACCCGAGGTTCATCAGCGAGTCGTCGAGATCCGGGAACGCGTGGAATCAGCCTATCAAGTGCTCAGCGCACGAGAGACTCGGCATTCGTATCGAAAGCGCATCATGCCAGAATACAAGTTGGCGCACGCCATTCCGCTCTTTCTCAAGCAAAGTGAACTGGCGGAGAAGAGAAGACAGTGGAACGAGGCGATGGACTCGCTCAAACGCGTGACAGAGATAGATCCCGCCCATCGTGACGCGCGCATCAAGATGGACCATGTAAAGGCAATCCTTGAAAATCGGCTTTCACCCGATGCTACTGACTCGAACTTTTAGCCTCCTCTTGGCCTTGGCTTTGGCAGCTGGGTGCTCAGAGCAGCGCGACAAAGCGCCTACCGAGGCACGTATCCAGGAAAAACCAGCCCTCACCGTGGATACGGTTGAGCTTGCGGCCAATAGGGTTCAGTCGGCGCTCTTTCTATCGCATTCCGTGACCCCACTCGAAACGGGCGTAATCCGAGGTGTCGCGCTGCCGACCTACGCCGAGTTCCCGGAACTGACTTATCTTGAGATGGTCGACCGGGCGCAATCGGTCGGAGCTACGCATATCAGTTTGATTGTGAATTGGGAGCAAGACACCATCTATCACAACGAAATCCGTCCTCGAACGGATATCTCAGATGACCGAGTACGCGAAATCATTAGGCACGCGCACGCTAAGGGCCTAAAGGTGATGCTTTTTCCCATCCTACACATCAAGCGCCGCAGCGATGGTGAATGGCGCGGAAAACTGGCCCCGACGTCGCTGAAAGACTGGCATTCCAACTACGCGCAATTCATTCGGCACTACGCACTGCTCGCCGAACAAGAGGAGGTCGAGATTTTCAGCGTTGGAAGTGAGCTTTCCTCGATGGAGGCCAAAGAATCTTTTTGGAGAGAACTCATCGAGGAAGTCCGCAAGATCACCAGGAGCCGACTCATTTACTCGTCGAATTGGGACCATTATCAGGTTCCGAAATTCTGGGAAGACCTAGATTATATCGGTGTGAGTAGCTATTTCGAGGTTGCTGAGACTCCGCGTGATTCAGTGGCCGCTATTTCGCAGGGCTGGACTACCGTGCGCGATGAATTGCTAGGTTTTTCAAAGACCGTTCAGAAGCCCCTTGTGCTCACAGAGGTCGGCTATCCAAGCGTGGATGCGGCTTCCGTTCACCCCTGGGATTACACGGCCAAGAGTGGGCCAAATCCAGTCCAACAGCTCGCGGCCTATCAGGGGCTAGTGCAAGCGTGGTCTGGCCAAGAGTTTGGAGGGCTTTTTCTTTGGCACGGGTGGGGCAGGGGAGGAGACGACGACACGAGCTACGCGTTTTGGGAAAAACCTACACAGTACCTGGTAGAGCGTTGGTTCGACGATCCCGCCATGAGTCCACAAGGTAGAGAAGCGGTGGCAGAATAATCAGGTCGCCCAAGATTGCCCCAGCAATCGTGATGCCTGTCAGAGTTCCAAACATTCGAGTAGGCACAAAATCACTCATCAGCAATACGCCTAACCCGATGAGGAGCATCACGCTCGTCAGCATGATGGCGCGACCGGCCCCCATATAGGCTCGTTTGATCGATTCACTGGCGTCCCGTCCAGCGTCTCTTTCCTCTTGGTATCGAGCCAAAAAGTGAATCGTGTCATCCACCGCAAGCCCAAGTCCAATGGAGAACGTGATGATGGTGGTCGTGTTGAGGTCAATTCCTCGTACGCCCATATATCCCAGGGTCAGAATTAGAGGAGTCGCGTTCGGAAGCACGCTAATCAGACCGAGACGAATCGACCTGAACGCCACGGTCATCATGCCAAAAATAATCACCATGGCGAGCAATAGACTCCCGAAGAGGTCTCGTATGAAGCTATCCAGTGAAATGGACGCGACATAGGCATCGCCAGTAAGCACCCACGAGACGTCGTGACCGGGGGGAAAGAGCTCGCCCAGCTTCTCTTTGAGTTCGTTCCCTAACGCCAATTGAGCCTTTGCTCCGTCGTCGGCAACCCTCAACAGAAGCCGCACGTGTGAGAAGTCCGTGGACACGAATTGACTTGCTCCACTCCTAGAATCAGGAGCTCCGGCCAAAAGGAGGTGCAGTTGCTCAATCTCGTCTCGGCTCTCAGGCATGGTCCCGCGCTGTGCTGGATCCGCAAGCAGTGCCGCACGTGCTGCCTGGTGATAGTCCACAAGACTCTGAGTTGAGAGCACCACATCAAACTGCTTGGAAAACGTCTGCAGTTCAGCGAGCTTCTTATAGTTCTCAGGATTCTTGAAGGCGCCAGGCTCGCTCGAATCAAGACTGATCTCGATAGGTAGAATTCCACCGAGCTTTTCTTCCGACATCTTGAGGGTGTTGTAGGTCGGATGCCCGGGTTCGTAGACTTCGAGCAGTATGGTGTCGATCTCCACCTGAAATGCTGCCATCGCAGCAATCGCTGTTATCACCAAGCCACTGACAAAAAATCGCCAGGGGTGCGCCACAACTTTTTCACCAAGGACGCCCATGAACTTTTCAATCAACGGCTGGTAGTCCGGTTTTTGAGTATTTAGCCGTTGCACCGGCCGCATCTTAACCAACGCGGCTGGCAGAAAGAGTAGGGTGACGAGATAGGCCAAGAGCACCGACGCCCCAGCTTGCCAGCCAAAGTTCTTCAGAATCTCCGTATCTGCGGCGAGCAGTGAGAAAAAGCCAACAGCCGTGGTGGTACTCGTGAGCAAGCAGGCAAGGCCCGTGTGGCGAATCATCGCCTTGACGGAAGACGCTCGATCCGCCCCAGCCTCGTTTTCCTCCCCATCTCTCGCGATCATATGGATGCTGTCCGAGACCCCAATGATGAAGACTAGCGACGGCAAAATATTGTTGATGATATTGATGGGCGAATCGGTAAAGACCATCATGCCGGTCACCAAAACCATAGTGATGGCCACCACGCCGAGGGGAAGTACGACCCCTGAAAACCGCCTGAACATGAAGAACAAGATGAGCAAGTACGCAAGCCCCGTTGCCGGCACGAACGTCAACTGCTGGGTCTTGAGGTTCTCGACGATCTCTTGGCGCAGATAGGGAATCCCACTGACACGCGTGCGCAGCTCCGAAGGCACACCGCTCTCGGCTAGCTTCGCCTCGATCTTAAGGATGGCTGCTCGAAGATCCTTCACGTCTTGGAGGTCATCTTGCAGCCATACCAAGACCACGGTCGTCTCTAAGTCAGGACTAATCACGCGCTTGTTGAGGAGTGGTTCATTTGCGGCGAGTTCCTTCAACGCCGCCGCTGCCGACGGTTCAACCTCTCCGCTTTCGAGCACGATAGGAACGGTGGTCAAAAGTCCCGCCTCAGCTCCAGACCTTGGAATCTCCATCGTCGGCAGAGACTGCGCGTTCTTAACCTCTTCGAACTCTCTCAAGGAAACCGTAAAGTCTCGAATCCACTCAAGAGTTTTGGGCTCGAAGAGCGAATCACCCTCCACGATAATGGTCACCAAATTGTCTTCACGCCCAAACTCAGCGGCGAATTTCTCGCGCTGCTCGAGCACGTCTTGAGTGCCAGCAAAAAGTTGTTGGGGCGTAAAATCGAAACGCAGACCTTGCAAAAACGGCGCGTTCGCAAGCACAATCAAGCCCATGCCGAGCAGAACATAGACCCGGAACCTGAGTATGAAGTCTGATAACAAGCGAAACATGCAACTCTCCGAGGGCGAATGCCTTGACGCTACTCCTCTCGCGGAGTCCTGACCATATGCGATTCATCGGAGTAGATGTCGGTGCGAAAAGAGTGGGGATCGCGGTCTCAGACGACGAAGGCCGCGTTGCTGTCCCTAGCGAAAGCCTCGACGCAAAGACGGCTATCGTAGAGATTCTCGCCATGGCCCCTGACACCATAGCAGTTGGACTTCCGCTCGATCTCAAGGGCAGGGAAGGCCCTGCTGCACGCAAAGCTCGGAAGTTTGTAGATGATTTGCTCTCGCAGGTCGAAGCCGGCCAGGTCCCGCCGCAAATCGAGTGGATCGATGAGCGTTTTTCAACCGTAGTTGCCTCAAACCTTTTGAGAGACGCTGGCCTCAACGCAAAGAGGCAAAAGGGCGTCATCGACGCCATGGCCGCATCTCAAATCCTTCAAACTTACCTCGATTCTCGAAAGTACGAATGAGCTCAAAGAACAAAAAACAAAGCCCCCGAAGACTTCTCGGTTGCGCCGCGTTCTGCTTCTCACTCGTACTTGGCGCGGCACTTCTGGTCTTTGCGGATTTCTACTTGTGGACTCAACGCCCGTTGGTCCAAGACAACGAGCAAGTTCAATTCAGCGTTCCAGAAGGCACCTCTTGGCCAGAGTTCGTTCGTCTGCTCTCAAGTGAAGGTATCGTGACGCACCCACGCTACTTCGATATCTGGGGCCGGACGCGGGGTCTCCCTCAAATGATCAAGGCCGGCAGATACACGCTTGAAGGACCGCTCTATCTCGAGGAGGCATCCGCGCTCTTCGCCAAGGGTGGTGAGGCTGAAGACCTCGTCGTGACGATCTTGGAAGGTTGGACGATCTTTCATATCGCCGACAAATTGGAAGCCTCGCAGATCGTCTCGCGAACCGCTTTTCTAAACGCTGCCCGTTCGCCGACATTGCTCGAAGAGGCAGGCATGGAGGCGGAGAGTTTCGAAGGATATCTCTTTCCGGACACCTATCGATTTTCAACCACTGTGTCCGCCGAAGAAATCGTGAAGCGGATGCACGCGAGATTCAAGGATATCTATCAGGATGTTTCAAAGAATCGCGGTCCGGACACAAGTGATTGGTCCGACCATAAGATCATCACGCTTGCGTCTTTGATCGAAAGGGAGACCCGATCGCCCACAGAACGCCCCAGAATCGCCAGAGTTTTCCTCAACCGGTTAGACCGAAACATGCGGCTACAGACCGACCCCACGTGCGTCTATTCCGAAGAAACTTACAGGGAGATTCCACACCCGAAATTCTGCAAGGACCGACTCAACCGTTACTCGACCTATGTGATCGACGGATTGCCACCAGGCCCGATTGCTAACCCTGGCAGAGCCAGTCTCCAAGCCGCACTCAGGCCATCCACCCTCGCCGAGGACAAGGACTACCTCTTCTTCGTGGCAAGAAGAGACGGCTCCGGCAATCATCACTTTTCAAAGACCTATGATGAGCACCGGCGACGAGTCCGCCTCTATTTGAAGGGGAATTAGGGTGCGGGAGCGGAGCTAATCGGAACGAAGAGCATGTCGAAGCGAACCACGGAATTGGAACCCGTCGCAGGCTCAAACTTCCACTTCTTGACCTCGGTGAGCACGCACTCTTTGATCGAAGCGTTGATCGCCGTATCTCGCTCAACCGCTGCGATAATATTGCCCTTCGACCCGCTCACAGTGAACTGAACAGACATTTCGCCTTTGACACTCGGGTCCTTCTCAATGGCCTCACGATAGCATTTGGAGAACTCATAACGCTTGGCCTTGACCTGATTCTTTACCAACTCTGGGTCCAGCTTACCCTGAACACGCAAGGACTCTTCGATCGGGTACACCAGTGCGTAATCAGACGCATTTCCAGCAGCCACCGCAGCTTCGCACGGTGGACACTCCGCGCTTGGAACCTCAGCAACGGCCGTTGTTCCGGTGGAATCGTCGATATAGGGCATACCGAACCACATCCCAGCTGCTCCCGCGCCTGCCCCCAAAAAGAACGCCAAACCGGTCACCATGACTACTACGACAACACTACAACCTTGACTCTCTGCCATCGGTCTTCTCCTGTTAAATTGCTTATCACAAAGGTCTATCACTCAAGCGAGGCGCTATTCAACCGCGAAGCGCTCAAACAACTTGCGAAGCGTCGGCGCGTGAGACACAATGGCACACTGAAGGAGGAAGCCGTGTCATTATTGCAACTGGCTCTAGACGAGCACTTGCGGCGAATTGCGAGGCATATTCAGGAGGAATGGGGGCTTTGGGTAGGTGTCGTTTCCAAGAACGAAGCGATCCCCTTTCCAGGAAGGACAAGCGTCAGTCTGCCGATTTGCGAGCGCCTTCTCGGTAATCCAGAATCCGCGCTGAAGTGCCAGGAGTCTGTCAGGGGATTTTATCAGGCCAAAGAGCTCGATTTCTGCCATCACCAGCTCGGCGCGATGGTCGTCCCAATCAAGACGACACATGGCAAAAAAGTGGGCAGTATCTACGTTTCTGGCTTCATCCCTCAGGAAGAGGGCGCACCGATCTGGGACGCGCTCAGGAAGTCATGGCCGGATGAGCTGATTGAGTCCGTACCCGTGCTCACTCGGCGCCAGCGTGATTCGATCCTCGCGCTCATGACGTTGATGCAGTCCGTTGCGACCGAGGCGCTCGGTGCCACTGAGATCGAGGAAATCCCCAGTTACCGCGAGATTATCGGCGCCTCAGAGCCGATGCAGAAACTCTTCAAGGAGTTAAGAAAGGTCGCGAGGACTCAGAGCACAGTGCTGGTGCGCGGAGAAAACGGCACAGGAAAGGAGCTCATTGCGAAGGCCATCCACCGAGATAGTCCGCGCAGCACCATGCCTTTCCTCGCCCAGAACGTCGCGGCAATCCCGGCCGACCTCATGGAAAGTGAGCTCTTTGGGCATAAAAAAGGAGCGTATTCGGGCGCACACCGCGATCGAACAGGACTCTTCGAAGCCGCACACAAAGGCACATTTTTCCTCGATGAGATCGGGGAGATGGATGTAAGCCTGCAGGTCAAGCTGCTCCGTGTGCTCCAAGAAGGTAGCTTTCTTCCGATCGGAGACTCGGAGTTTAGAAAGGTCGACGTCCGCGTCATCTGCGCGACAAATCGCGATCTCGAAGCAGCGGTCAAGGAAGGTAGGTTTCGCCAAGATCTCTATTATCGCGTCAACGTCATCACGCTCACGGCACCGCCGCTCAGGTATCGTCGCGACGACATCCCCGCGCTCGCCACACACTTTACCCAGCTCGCTTCGCACAAACACGATCTCCCTCCGAAATTCCTAACCGAGGACGCCATTGCTCGCCTGCAGGAGCATTCGTGGCCGGGAAATGTCCGCGAACTTGAGAACGAGATCGAGCGTCTGGTGATCCTTTCCGGTGACGCCACCGAAATCGACGCATCGTTTATCAAGCTCAGGGCTCAGACACGGCAAAGCGCGGTGGATGTCATGGCCACCGACGTACAGCTTCCCGACGCTGTCGAAGAGCTCGAACGCAAGATGATCCTTGAGGTTCTGCGACGCACGAATTGGAATAAGAGCCAAACCGCGCGGGAGCTAGGCGTCTCGCGGCGAAACCTCATTCGAAAGGTTCAAGCCTTCGGCCTCGAAGACGAGCGTTGAGTGAAACTTCTCTTCCTAATCGTTGGGTTTTGGGCGTTTTTGACCAGTCCGTTGCTGGCTCAAGAGCGCATCGAGAGTTTGGAGATCAAGGGACTCTTTCGGACCGAAGAAGAAGTGGTCAAACGAGAGTTGACCTTTGAGATACCAGGTCAGGCCGAGGAAGCTGAGATCGAGGAGTTCGTGCAGCGGCTTAGAAACCTGGGGATTTTTCGGATCGTCAACTACACCCTGGTAGACGGGCATCTCGTGGTGGAAGTTGATGAAAAGTGGACCATCCTTCCCATGTTTAGCATTCAGTCTGGAGGACGCCTCTCGAGCCTTCTAGTCGGTGCGTTCGATGCCAATCTGGCCGGCAAATACATGGAGTTGGGTGGACGGTATCTTAGGCTGGGAGACACGAACTCGTTTGCACTCTGGCTCTACGACCCACGCTTCTTAAACCAGCGCTCCCTTGGAGGCGTCGACCTCTGGTGGTCGAATCGCCTGAGAACCCTCTATACGAAGGACGGAGAACTCGAAGGCGGCTACCTACGCCTGAGGAAGCTCGCAAGATTTCTCTACTCGAAGGAGTTTAACCGCGACTTCGAGCTTGGGGGCTCCCTTGCCGTTCAAGACGACACATTTTCTAGAGAACTGCTCAGCCCAAGTGTGCTCGAACTCAATTCACCTCTGCCCGAGGACACATTCGGACTTTTGCTGACAGGCACCTTGAGATTAGGCCGGCTGGACATCGACAATTACCTCGTCGAGGGCTTGCGTTTCTCACAATCGTTGACCGTGACACTGCCAGGGTCGAGCTTTACCGCCTTCGAATCCACGTCGCAATTCTCCCAATACATTCGCTTTCCGTGGCGTCAAAACATCGCATGGCGGCTTGGCTACGCGTTCACAACATCCGAAGAGATCGAGCAAGGCTTCTTCATTGGAGGTTTTGATACGGTCCGTGGCTACTTGGATTCCCGTTTCCGCGGCACACACGCTTGGTACGCTAACGCGGAATACCGAATCGGTTCGCTTGACTACAAATGGCTCGCGCTCCAGCACACTGCGTTTGTGGACGGCACCGGCGTCTCAGACGATTTTCGCACATCTCTGAGGCTCAGCGGCGCGAGCGCCGGGCTCGGACTAAGAATCATGGTCCCCAAGGTCTATTCAGTCGTTGCCAGAGTAGACTATGCCTTCCCACTCATCGGAGGCACGACGGGTGGCCTGAGTTTTGGCGCCCAACAGTTTTTCTAGACAATTACTTGGGCGGCGCTGCAATCCTCGGGTCCACGGACTCACCGTTGAGGATGCGATACGCGATATAGCTGCCGATCACACGCTTGGTGTAGTCGCGGGTTTGAAGCGGGGGGATGTCTTCAACAAAGAGCGCGATATCGTCAGACGGGTAGCGCTTTATCCACTTACGAAGGGCGCCGGAACCCGCGTTATAGGCCGCGGCAATCAATACTGGATGGTCGTCGAAATTCTTTGCCAACCAGAAGAGATGGTCTGCACCCACGCGGACATTGATTTCCGCGGTCTTGAGGCGGTCTGGCGTGGCATCTCCAGGAATATCGTCATCATGCCCAAGCGCTGTGCGCGGCATCAACTGCATAAGTCCAAGCGCACCTGCATAGGATTCGATGTCTTCAATGAAGCTCGATTCCTCGCGCATGATCGAAGCGGGTAGGGCGGGGTGAACCCGTTGGCCACCGGCCTGCTTGGCCTCCGCATCAACAGCATCGCGAAGTTCCTGAGCGAACGGATTCGGCCACGCGACCCCCCACCTCCAACGCTCGATGAAACGGTTGGAGCCTTCAGTGGTTAACCACGGCCTTCCATCAACCCTTCTTCGAATCTGATTATGGCTGAACGGAAATCTACCCGCTCTATCCGCCCAATAGGCGGAAAGCCAGATTTCATCGGGGGTTTTGGCCCGAGCCGCCAAAAAGTCGGCCAACCATTCAGGATGACCAACATCGGCCAAGAGCCCTGCGTTCATCGGACGCTCCACAGCGGCTGGAACCCCGTTTCGAATCTCAAATTTCGGTGCGTCGATCCCGGCTTCTTTGAGTCGTAGGTACGAAAGTGGACCGTAGAAGGAGGCCGGATAGGTCTGCCAATTCTGCAAATGAACGGCCTGTGATTCGTTGTCTCTGCCGAGACTTAAGAGGGCCTGTGCTTCAAAATAGGCGAGTCGGCCCTGGCTATAATACTGGTTATCATGGGGTGGTAGGCTCAGTGATCTCAACTCATCTAGAAAGGCTTCAAACTCCCTGGCACGGTACAACGGCTCCAGGTACTCCCAGGCAATCTCAAAGATCATGTCACCACCTGGGTACGAAGTAAGGGCCTTGTTGAGATACGACTTTTGAGCGGGTCGTTCGTTCTGGTCGCGCGCGATTCGCGCGAGATACATCAGCGCGTCATCTGCGTGAGAGCGTTCAGGGTAGGTCTTTAGGAGTTCTTCAAACCGTTGTTTACTTTCGTCAAGCGCCCCAAGGTCGTATCGACGCTTCGCCACAAAGTAGAGCGCACGAATATGTGAATCAGGCGCGGAGGCACACTCGCCGAGCATCGCCGCATGCATGTCTTCTACAGTGTTTCGCTGACGAAGCCGAAACACAGACTGTGCATGGGCGTAGCGTGCGAAACACCTGAGCTCGGTGTCCAACTCGTCCCACTTCACCTTCTCAAAACTTTGGTCGGCGGTGATGAATCTGACTTCTGACCAGAGCCGAATTCCTCGGCGTGCAAGTTGCTCAGAAGAAGGCTTAAAGCCTGACGGTCCCCAGTTTGCCTCCTCCGCCTTCGTGCAATGCGCGTAGAAAGAACCGGGAACATTGTTGGCCAAATCAGCGGCACGTAGCCACTCGCAAAGTTCTTCGCGCTCACTGGACATCAATGCCTTTTCGGCCACGTCTTCCGTAGTCTTTGCCTTGAGAGCCGCGTGTTTTGTGCCGGGGAACGGAGAATTCAAAAGTAGGTCCAACTCCTGAGTCGAGAGAGGCTGCCCCCCAGCTGCTTTGCGCTCCAGCTCCTTGGCCCTCGCAAACTCAAACAAATCTGGTGAATTCTT
This Microvenator marinus DNA region includes the following protein-coding sequences:
- a CDS encoding transglycosylase SLT domain-containing protein, which codes for MATKRFIVLICLLWALPTYAWSPVHLILAENASNPVMATEIGLRVALSANTQSNPLLESAAWRVVAKNSPDLFEFARAKELERKAAGGQPLSTQELDLLLNSPFPGTKHAALKAKTTEDVAEKALMSSEREELCEWLRAADLANNVPGSFYAHCTKAEEANWGPSGFKPSSEQLARRGIRLWSEVRFITADQSFEKVKWDELDTELRCFARYAHAQSVFRLRQRNTVEDMHAAMLGECASAPDSHIRALYFVAKRRYDLGALDESKQRFEELLKTYPERSHADDALMYLARIARDQNERPAQKSYLNKALTSYPGGDMIFEIAWEYLEPLYRAREFEAFLDELRSLSLPPHDNQYYSQGRLAYFEAQALLSLGRDNESQAVHLQNWQTYPASFYGPLSYLRLKEAGIDAPKFEIRNGVPAAVERPMNAGLLADVGHPEWLADFLAARAKTPDEIWLSAYWADRAGRFPFSHNQIRRRVDGRPWLTTEGSNRFIERWRWGVAWPNPFAQELRDAVDAEAKQAGGQRVHPALPASIMREESSFIEDIESYAGALGLMQLMPRTALGHDDDIPGDATPDRLKTAEINVRVGADHLFWLAKNFDDHPVLIAAAYNAGSGALRKWIKRYPSDDIALFVEDIPPLQTRDYTKRVIGSYIAYRILNGESVDPRIAAPPK
- a CDS encoding BamA/TamA family outer membrane protein, which gives rise to MKLLFLIVGFWAFLTSPLLAQERIESLEIKGLFRTEEEVVKRELTFEIPGQAEEAEIEEFVQRLRNLGIFRIVNYTLVDGHLVVEVDEKWTILPMFSIQSGGRLSSLLVGAFDANLAGKYMELGGRYLRLGDTNSFALWLYDPRFLNQRSLGGVDLWWSNRLRTLYTKDGELEGGYLRLRKLARFLYSKEFNRDFELGGSLAVQDDTFSRELLSPSVLELNSPLPEDTFGLLLTGTLRLGRLDIDNYLVEGLRFSQSLTVTLPGSSFTAFESTSQFSQYIRFPWRQNIAWRLGYAFTTSEEIEQGFFIGGFDTVRGYLDSRFRGTHAWYANAEYRIGSLDYKWLALQHTAFVDGTGVSDDFRTSLRLSGASAGLGLRIMVPKVYSVVARVDYAFPLIGGTTGGLSFGAQQFF